Proteins from one Clostridia bacterium genomic window:
- a CDS encoding DUF2088 domain-containing protein, with translation MKLKVPYETAEDRGVFLELEVDEKNLVASFIPQEQPALPSVAKAVAEAVENPIGSKKLSELLVGAKKVTIITENQFRQAPVQEVLPVLIEKAKNAGAEVTIVIGCGKVPTLSPEEIEEKLGSEIVKSGIEVYCNDVSKPENYVFKGVSTAGTPVWIHRKVAEADVILTVSTTQATLWGYGGSGMIIPAVASNETIEINHVMSLAPDCVPGNNDCQMQLDKYEAGRLAGVAMGINMIVNNQFEVTYVNAGDFVEAHKEAVKVYDSVYRFKADAFKEQKADIVIAGSTAPTDHLFFHTGWAIVNCLPILKPGGTVIFTSPCPGYGSWPGFALFDLVKDFMPPTPENNEKALKAFYDHSRELWAGCIWYKIYEAMLHADYYIVTLPENLDMARDFGFTVYDSVEKAYQDALAKHGADARVAFVPFGRYTVLEA, from the coding sequence ATGAAATTAAAAGTGCCTTATGAAACTGCCGAAGACCGCGGTGTATTCCTGGAACTGGAGGTAGACGAGAAAAACCTGGTGGCCAGTTTCATCCCCCAAGAGCAGCCGGCCTTGCCCTCCGTTGCGAAAGCGGTGGCGGAAGCGGTAGAAAACCCCATCGGCAGCAAGAAACTGTCCGAACTGCTGGTTGGTGCCAAGAAAGTAACCATTATTACCGAAAACCAGTTTCGCCAGGCTCCAGTGCAGGAAGTCCTGCCGGTGCTGATCGAAAAGGCTAAAAACGCCGGCGCCGAGGTCACCATCGTCATCGGATGTGGTAAGGTGCCCACCTTAAGCCCGGAGGAAATCGAAGAAAAACTGGGCAGCGAGATCGTAAAGAGCGGTATCGAGGTGTACTGCAATGACGTTAGCAAACCGGAGAATTACGTCTTTAAAGGTGTTAGCACTGCCGGTACCCCGGTCTGGATTCACCGGAAAGTGGCCGAGGCGGACGTGATTCTTACCGTCAGCACCACCCAGGCTACCTTGTGGGGCTACGGCGGCTCCGGCATGATTATCCCGGCGGTAGCCAGTAATGAAACCATTGAAATCAACCACGTGATGTCCCTGGCCCCGGACTGCGTGCCCGGCAATAATGACTGCCAGATGCAGTTGGATAAGTATGAAGCCGGCCGCCTGGCAGGGGTAGCCATGGGCATTAACATGATTGTGAACAACCAATTTGAAGTTACCTATGTCAATGCCGGTGACTTTGTGGAAGCCCATAAAGAAGCCGTGAAAGTTTATGACAGCGTTTACCGGTTCAAAGCTGACGCCTTTAAGGAACAGAAGGCTGATATCGTCATCGCCGGTTCCACGGCGCCGACGGATCACCTGTTCTTCCATACCGGCTGGGCCATTGTCAACTGCTTGCCCATTTTGAAACCCGGCGGAACGGTCATCTTCACCTCCCCGTGCCCGGGCTACGGCTCCTGGCCAGGCTTTGCCCTGTTTGATCTGGTAAAGGACTTCATGCCGCCTACTCCTGAGAATAATGAAAAAGCCCTGAAGGCTTTCTACGACCATTCCCGGGAGCTGTGGGCCGGATGCATCTGGTACAAGATTTATGAGGCCATGCTCCATGCCGATTACTACATCGTGACCCTTCCGGAAAACCTGGACATGGCTCGTGACTTCGGCTTCACCGTTTATGACAGCGTAGAGAAGGCTTATCAAGATGCCCTGGCTAAGCACGGCGCTGATGCCCGGGTGGCCTTCGTGCCCTTCGGCCGCTACACTGTATTGGAAGCTTAA